Proteins encoded within one genomic window of Gloeobacter kilaueensis JS1:
- a CDS encoding SDR family oxidoreductase has translation MPGIVGKVAAITGASSGIGEATALLLAERGAKVVLGARRSDRLEALATRIHTAGGEAAYARTDVSQREDVSRLVKLAHEQCGKLDVLINNAGVSPISPLDELRVEEWEKMIDINIKGVLYGIAAALPVFRKQGFGHFVNIASTAGLKTVANQSVYSATKFAVRALSEGLRQEAGDRLRVTIISPGFVQTHLADSITNLEVKTKIAESMEQFAMPPTAIARAIAFAIEQPDDVDVSEIIVRPTAQN, from the coding sequence ATGCCAGGAATTGTAGGTAAAGTTGCCGCCATAACGGGCGCAAGCAGCGGAATTGGTGAGGCGACTGCCCTCTTGCTTGCTGAGCGTGGTGCGAAGGTCGTCCTGGGAGCGCGTCGATCAGATCGCCTTGAAGCTCTAGCGACTCGCATTCACACTGCAGGCGGTGAAGCTGCCTATGCCCGTACAGACGTGAGCCAGCGCGAAGACGTATCCAGACTCGTCAAATTGGCACATGAGCAGTGTGGCAAGCTTGACGTTCTCATCAACAACGCTGGCGTTTCTCCCATTTCTCCCCTCGACGAGTTGCGCGTTGAAGAATGGGAAAAGATGATCGATATCAACATTAAAGGCGTTCTGTACGGCATTGCCGCAGCGCTGCCTGTCTTTCGCAAGCAAGGATTTGGACATTTTGTTAACATCGCTTCTACGGCAGGATTGAAGACAGTCGCGAACCAATCGGTCTATTCTGCGACAAAGTTCGCTGTACGTGCTCTCTCTGAGGGTTTACGTCAGGAGGCTGGAGACAGGCTACGAGTGACAATCATTTCGCCAGGCTTTGTCCAAACGCACCTCGCAGACTCAATCACAAATCTGGAAGTAAAAACCAAGATTGCTGAGTCGATGGAGCAGTTCGCGATGCCGCCTACTGCGATCGCCCGTGCGATTGCGTTCGCGATTGAGCAGCCGGATGACGTCGATGTGAGCGAGATCATTGTCCGTCCGACTGCTCAAAATTAA
- a CDS encoding tetratricopeptide repeat protein, with protein MSPLLALAILPGIALAAPLSIAQQTAEDWIRRGGELAAQGKRQEALESYAQALARDPRSAPAYLNRGNLRLRMGDTRGAIDDYSQLLRLDPKNALAYFGRGNARQLSGDKKAALADYNQAIRFNKRYTSAYINRANLRYTSEPQLAILDYGQALKVSPRNTDAYLNRGVVYARLGNYPAAIRDYSQAIAIDENYAAAYLNRGNARSKLGDKAGANDDWQKALRLFSDQHNSLGVEKTQQALRANP; from the coding sequence GTGTCACCGCTTCTGGCGCTGGCTATTCTTCCGGGTATAGCCCTGGCTGCGCCGCTATCCATCGCTCAGCAAACCGCCGAGGACTGGATTCGCCGGGGCGGCGAGCTTGCGGCCCAGGGTAAGCGCCAGGAAGCCCTCGAAAGCTACGCCCAGGCGCTCGCCCGCGATCCGCGATCCGCGCCCGCCTATCTCAATCGCGGCAACCTGCGGTTGCGGATGGGCGATACCAGAGGAGCGATCGACGACTACTCCCAACTGCTCAGGCTCGATCCTAAAAACGCCCTCGCCTACTTTGGCCGGGGCAACGCCCGTCAGCTGAGCGGCGACAAAAAAGCGGCCCTCGCCGACTACAACCAGGCCATCCGCTTCAACAAGCGCTACACTTCCGCCTACATCAACCGCGCCAACCTGCGCTACACCAGCGAGCCGCAGCTTGCAATCCTCGACTACGGCCAGGCGCTCAAGGTGAGCCCCCGCAACACCGACGCCTACCTCAACCGGGGCGTTGTCTACGCCAGGCTCGGCAACTACCCGGCGGCGATCCGCGACTATTCTCAGGCGATCGCGATCGACGAGAACTACGCTGCTGCCTACCTCAACCGGGGCAATGCGCGCTCGAAACTGGGAGATAAAGCCGGAGCGAACGACGACTGGCAAAAAGCGCTCAGGCTCTTTTCTGACCAGCACAACAGCCTTGGTGTCGAGAAAACCCAGCAGGCTCTCAGGGCAAATCCATAA
- a CDS encoding NAD(P)-dependent oxidoreductase produces the protein MKVGFIGLGNMGLAMATNLVKAGQQLQVFNRTRSAAAELERSGVPVAASAAALAADIEVLITMLANDQAVEAILFGQPDAPGALAALKPGTIHISMSTISPDLSGRLAQAHAAGGQAYLAAPVFGRPDAAAKAQLRIVVAGAAAAIERCRVLFEAMGQQIFVVGEDPPQANIVKIAGNFLIASALEAMAEAFTLARKHDISAAQLLAIVNGSLFRSPLYENYGGIIAEERFEPAGFALRLGLKDVRLVLDAAEAATSPMPLASLLRDRFLAALASGYGDLDWSALSRVSADQAGLPSVIPPASS, from the coding sequence ATGAAAGTCGGGTTTATCGGTCTGGGCAATATGGGGCTGGCGATGGCCACCAACCTTGTCAAAGCAGGGCAGCAACTGCAGGTCTTCAACCGCACCCGCAGCGCCGCCGCTGAACTGGAGCGCTCCGGTGTGCCGGTGGCGGCCAGTGCTGCTGCGCTTGCCGCCGACATAGAAGTGCTGATCACGATGCTCGCCAACGATCAGGCTGTCGAGGCAATTCTGTTCGGACAACCGGATGCACCAGGCGCGCTGGCTGCTCTCAAGCCCGGTACTATCCACATCTCGATGAGCACGATCAGCCCCGATCTTTCTGGGCGGCTGGCACAAGCCCACGCAGCGGGTGGGCAAGCCTATCTGGCGGCTCCGGTCTTTGGCCGCCCCGATGCTGCCGCCAAAGCCCAACTGCGAATCGTCGTCGCCGGAGCCGCCGCAGCGATCGAGCGCTGTCGAGTGCTCTTTGAAGCGATGGGCCAGCAAATCTTCGTCGTCGGCGAGGATCCGCCCCAGGCAAACATCGTCAAGATCGCGGGCAACTTTTTGATCGCCTCGGCCCTGGAGGCGATGGCCGAAGCGTTCACCCTCGCCCGCAAGCACGACATCTCCGCAGCGCAGCTGCTTGCGATTGTCAATGGCTCGCTTTTTCGCTCGCCGCTGTACGAAAACTACGGCGGGATCATTGCCGAGGAGCGCTTCGAGCCCGCCGGTTTTGCCCTGCGGCTGGGCCTCAAGGACGTGCGCCTGGTGCTCGATGCGGCTGAAGCCGCTACCAGTCCGATGCCTCTTGCAAGCTTACTCCGGGACCGCTTTCTCGCCGCCCTTGCCTCCGGCTACGGCGATCTCGATTGGTCCGCCCTCTCGCGGGTAAGCGCCGATCAAGCGGGACTACCCTCCGTAATCCCCCCTGCATCTTCCTGA
- a CDS encoding cupin domain-containing protein, whose protein sequence is MKVDYSAALADHNVRKIYRDEGELMEVLGLRMTWKIKAKDTGYAFSVYEVELAPGEGIPLHIHPYAEFFYVLDGSLDFGRIGSDSRQEWLRCHEGESVHAPINAPHGWTNHSDRPTRFLSTSTYYHEAVFNEIGVLVRLEDEVRPLTPEAVQRFEAVAAKHQIFFVEAVDSGHLLDG, encoded by the coding sequence ATGAAGGTTGACTACTCCGCCGCACTAGCGGATCACAATGTGCGAAAGATTTATCGAGATGAGGGAGAGTTGATGGAAGTCCTTGGCCTACGGATGACGTGGAAGATCAAGGCTAAAGACACGGGCTACGCCTTCAGCGTTTACGAGGTGGAACTGGCTCCGGGAGAAGGCATTCCTCTGCACATTCACCCGTATGCGGAGTTCTTCTATGTACTCGACGGATCTCTGGATTTTGGACGGATTGGTAGCGATAGCCGGCAGGAGTGGCTAAGGTGTCATGAAGGTGAGAGCGTGCATGCGCCAATCAACGCACCGCACGGCTGGACCAATCATTCAGATCGACCGACAAGATTCCTTTCCACGTCAACCTACTACCATGAAGCCGTTTTCAATGAGATTGGAGTCTTAGTGAGACTTGAGGACGAGGTTCGCCCATTGACCCCCGAAGCGGTGCAACGCTTTGAAGCAGTGGCAGCCAAGCATCAAATATTTTTTGTTGAAGCGGTCGATAGCGGTCATCTGCTGGATGGCTAA
- a CDS encoding nucleoside deaminase, producing MSRQQATEKDLACIDIVIAEANAAIDAGKAGVGAMLTWRGDVLAVCHNTYAETHDITAHGEMTVLRKLAEKLDAMSVEEKQDLCMYVTLEPCLMCMAAMSYAGIPRVVYAALSEDANIEQALLEGETARTINDGLVRGPIELVPGVRREQGIRLLERMHMRSGEPDSGVGHTG from the coding sequence ATGAGCAGGCAACAAGCGACAGAAAAAGACCTTGCATGTATAGACATCGTGATTGCTGAGGCGAATGCGGCCATCGACGCGGGCAAGGCGGGGGTGGGAGCGATGCTGACCTGGCGGGGCGATGTGCTCGCCGTCTGCCACAACACCTACGCTGAGACCCACGACATCACGGCCCACGGCGAGATGACGGTCCTGCGCAAGCTGGCAGAAAAGCTCGACGCGATGAGCGTCGAGGAGAAGCAGGATCTGTGCATGTACGTCACCCTCGAACCCTGCTTGATGTGCATGGCGGCGATGTCCTACGCCGGGATTCCGAGGGTGGTCTACGCTGCTCTTTCCGAGGATGCGAACATCGAGCAGGCGCTCTTAGAAGGGGAGACTGCCCGCACGATCAACGACGGTCTGGTGCGCGGACCAATCGAGCTGGTACCAGGGGTGCGCCGCGAGCAGGGCATTCGGCTCCTGGAGCGGATGCACATGCGCTCGGGCGAACCCGATTCGGGCGTCGGCCACACCGGATAA
- a CDS encoding S-methyl-5'-thioadenosine phosphorylase: protein MSQSQARIGVIGGSGLYQMAELSDTVEVTLDTPFGPPSDALVIGSLAGERVAFLPRHGRGHRLLPTELPFQANIYAMKLLGVEYLLSASAVGSLREEYRPRDIVFPDQFFDRTRNRPSTFFGEGLVAHISFDQPICTELSHLVAEAARSVELVGDIRIHTGGTYVCMEGPAFSTLAESRLYRSWGLDIIGMTNLQEAKLAREAEICYTTMALVTDYDCWHPDHGAVTVELILDNLHKNAENAQRIVRAAVERLHEAAPSCTSHSALKYALLTQPADVPESTKRKLAALLAKYPAYKPQL from the coding sequence ATGAGTCAATCCCAGGCGCGCATCGGCGTCATCGGCGGCAGTGGCCTCTACCAGATGGCTGAACTGAGCGATACAGTCGAGGTCACCCTCGACACGCCCTTCGGCCCGCCCTCCGATGCCCTTGTGATTGGTAGCCTCGCAGGCGAGCGGGTTGCCTTTTTGCCCCGCCACGGGCGGGGGCACCGCCTGCTGCCGACAGAACTGCCCTTTCAGGCCAACATCTACGCCATGAAGCTGTTGGGGGTGGAATACCTCCTATCGGCCTCGGCGGTCGGTTCGCTGCGCGAGGAGTACCGGCCCCGCGACATCGTCTTTCCGGACCAGTTCTTTGACCGCACCAGGAACCGGCCCTCGACGTTCTTTGGCGAGGGCCTGGTCGCCCACATCAGTTTCGATCAGCCCATCTGCACCGAACTGAGCCACCTCGTTGCCGAAGCGGCCCGCTCGGTGGAACTTGTGGGCGACATCCGCATCCACACGGGCGGCACCTACGTCTGCATGGAAGGACCGGCCTTTTCGACCCTGGCCGAATCGCGGCTGTACCGCAGCTGGGGACTCGACATCATCGGGATGACAAACCTGCAGGAAGCGAAGCTCGCCCGCGAGGCGGAGATCTGCTATACGACGATGGCCCTCGTCACCGACTACGACTGCTGGCACCCGGACCACGGCGCGGTCACCGTCGAGCTGATCCTCGACAACCTGCACAAGAACGCCGAGAACGCCCAGCGCATCGTGCGGGCAGCCGTCGAGAGGCTGCACGAAGCCGCCCCGAGCTGTACCAGCCACTCGGCCCTCAAGTACGCCCTGCTCACCCAACCGGCGGATGTGCCGGAGAGCACGAAGCGCAAGCTCGCTGCCTTGCTGGCAAAGTATCCGGCCTACAAGCCTCAGCTATAG
- a CDS encoding phytanoyl-CoA dioxygenase family protein — protein MQPQRPAPAKGRPDLGWRIAVDGFAVVPEGLTPVVVGGLLDELSQLPDCQQVRRQGEVYAVRELFSVLPSLAALVCSPAIRALVEPVLGPECFAVRSLLFDKTPRANWKVCWHQDRTIALKRRIDVAGFGPWSRKAGVVHAHAPKAILERMLTLRLHLDDSTALNGPLRVLPGSHRSGCLDWQTVQHWQATETAITCLVPRGGALLMQPLLLHASSAAHLPHHRRVIQIEFAADELPGGLEWRWACKAENSLKEPP, from the coding sequence GTGCAGCCTCAAAGACCAGCACCAGCAAAAGGGCGACCAGATCTGGGCTGGCGCATCGCAGTGGACGGCTTTGCTGTTGTGCCGGAAGGACTTACACCTGTTGTCGTCGGTGGCCTGCTGGACGAATTGTCGCAGCTGCCGGACTGTCAGCAGGTGCGCAGGCAGGGCGAGGTCTACGCTGTGCGGGAACTGTTTTCGGTCCTGCCCTCTCTGGCGGCCCTGGTTTGCTCCCCAGCGATTCGGGCTCTGGTCGAGCCGGTGCTTGGTCCAGAATGCTTCGCCGTCCGCAGTCTGCTGTTTGATAAGACGCCCCGGGCCAACTGGAAGGTGTGCTGGCACCAGGATAGGACAATCGCTCTTAAAAGACGAATCGACGTTGCCGGTTTTGGTCCCTGGTCCCGCAAGGCCGGAGTTGTTCACGCCCACGCTCCGAAAGCCATTCTGGAGCGGATGCTGACCCTGCGGCTGCATCTCGACGACAGCACAGCTCTTAACGGACCACTTCGGGTCTTACCAGGTTCGCACCGCTCTGGTTGTCTTGATTGGCAGACAGTCCAGCACTGGCAAGCGACGGAAACGGCGATTACCTGCCTGGTACCACGGGGCGGTGCGCTGCTTATGCAGCCGTTGCTGTTGCACGCCTCCTCTGCTGCTCACCTTCCCCACCATCGCCGGGTGATTCAGATCGAATTTGCTGCAGACGAACTGCCCGGCGGCCTGGAATGGCGTTGGGCCTGCAAAGCCGAGAACAGCCTCAAGGAACCGCCCTGA
- a CDS encoding ChuX/HutX family heme-like substrate-binding protein, whose amino-acid sequence MDAPLKSLLEECATLGLLRFIVTNDTAVLEARGEFKGLFFVPHLPHYANLHSEHFEFHLNMADIALVRFEELPAKRGNFTTYAVRFLKEEDSKPALSLFLQWGQPGEYAPGQLEAFRALRERYGDSWRPQPTPRPEAATH is encoded by the coding sequence GTGGATGCACCGCTGAAGTCCTTGCTGGAAGAATGCGCCACTCTGGGTTTGTTGCGCTTTATCGTCACCAACGACACTGCCGTGCTCGAAGCGCGGGGCGAATTCAAGGGACTCTTCTTTGTGCCCCACCTGCCCCACTACGCCAATCTGCACAGCGAGCACTTCGAGTTTCATCTCAATATGGCCGACATTGCCCTGGTGCGCTTCGAGGAACTGCCGGCGAAGCGCGGCAACTTCACGACCTACGCCGTGCGCTTTCTTAAAGAAGAAGACAGCAAACCTGCCCTCAGCCTCTTTCTGCAGTGGGGACAGCCTGGCGAGTACGCCCCCGGCCAGCTCGAAGCGTTCCGGGCGTTGCGCGAGCGCTACGGTGACAGCTGGAGGCCGCAACCGACGCCCCGCCCGGAAGCGGCAACCCATTGA
- a CDS encoding DUF6575 domain-containing protein, which translates to MNVLLHDTLLGELEILEVYLQYNGPRLFSCFNSARQIYLALWVDEENEVDIWLLVPISYERLSHVTAGNISIRQAFEESETRQLYYIEVTASQIVSRFDLVRINEVSEDLLPLPDAKLKLFGRPKSVGFPASDSRKTNREILDVSLKYRKRNLYEASARKLGYFLSELQGLIDSIGQVVTGSPTAVGKVPEAITSQTELNVVATYTGSFGIRLAAPGPRDGEFLGSLLAPEAIAKLLDLLEATKTENTLLELLPKLGARTVSTYKKVLKALINTDAGLLVEWDSLEPQLDRSAELTYEEIGFALAAIGKLDVREVETIKIIGTLVEGNAESGHFQFKDGEERKITGYAQNTSILNNAVLKNIYGGTFRRVVLVGPSGDLETEYTLIELQLISKNEQRDVRTETENH; encoded by the coding sequence ATGAATGTGCTTCTTCACGATACATTATTAGGTGAGTTAGAAATACTGGAGGTGTATCTTCAGTACAATGGCCCACGTTTATTTTCATGTTTTAACAGTGCTCGTCAAATTTATCTAGCATTATGGGTTGATGAAGAGAATGAGGTTGATATATGGCTTCTCGTTCCAATTTCATATGAGAGGCTATCACATGTTACAGCTGGTAATATCAGCATAAGGCAGGCCTTTGAGGAGAGCGAAACAAGACAGCTTTATTATATAGAAGTTACTGCTTCACAGATAGTCAGCAGATTTGATCTAGTCAGGATCAATGAAGTTAGTGAAGATCTTCTACCACTACCAGACGCTAAACTAAAGTTATTTGGCAGGCCAAAATCCGTTGGTTTCCCTGCTTCTGACTCACGTAAGACAAATAGAGAAATTCTCGATGTCAGTTTGAAGTATAGAAAAAGAAACTTATACGAGGCTTCAGCTCGAAAACTCGGTTATTTCTTGAGCGAATTGCAAGGTCTAATTGATTCAATAGGGCAAGTAGTTACAGGTTCTCCTACGGCTGTAGGAAAGGTGCCAGAAGCAATAACTAGCCAAACTGAGTTAAATGTAGTTGCGACCTACACAGGCTCATTCGGAATCCGTCTTGCTGCACCCGGTCCTCGTGATGGTGAATTCCTAGGCAGCTTATTGGCACCAGAGGCAATAGCAAAATTACTTGATTTACTTGAAGCTACTAAAACTGAAAACACTCTTCTCGAGCTTCTTCCGAAACTAGGCGCGAGAACGGTTTCTACATATAAGAAAGTACTGAAGGCACTTATTAACACGGATGCCGGTCTCTTAGTCGAGTGGGACTCATTGGAGCCACAGTTGGACAGGTCTGCTGAGTTAACTTATGAAGAAATTGGTTTTGCATTAGCAGCAATTGGCAAGTTAGATGTACGAGAAGTAGAAACTATTAAAATCATTGGAACTTTGGTAGAAGGTAATGCTGAGAGCGGGCACTTTCAATTCAAAGATGGAGAAGAAAGAAAAATCACTGGGTATGCTCAAAACACATCGATACTGAACAATGCAGTTTTGAAAAATATTTATGGCGGAACTTTTAGGCGAGTAGTTTTAGTTGGGCCTTCTGGCGATTTGGAGACAGAGTATACTCTGATTGAGCTTCAATTGATATCTAAGAATGAACAAAGAGACGTTAGAACAGAAACTGAGAATCATTAG
- the thrS gene encoding threonine--tRNA ligase: protein MAGLQSEQDILRQSDPEKLHRIRHSTSHLLAMAVQKLFPETKVTIGPAIENGFYYDFDRPTPFTPDDLKKIEKEMRRIVQQKLPMVREEVPREQMRERLVALGEPYKLEIFEGFDPQVPVTLYRTGDWWDLCAGPHVESTAEIHPNAFKLRSVSAAYWRGDETRPQLQRIYGTAWETPEQLEEFLRREEEAKRRDHRKLGRELGLFTFSDQVGPGLPLWTPKGTLLRQTLEDFLRKEQVKRGYQQVITPHIARVDLFKTSGHWFKYKDDMFPLMATSEEGDEEGFVMKPMNCPMHIQIYKSELHSYRDLPIRLAEFGTVYRYEQSGELGGLTRVRGFTVDDSHLFVTPEQLDDEFKKVVDLIQFVFQSLQLGDSFSARLSFRDPTSDKYIGSDEVWEKAQSAIFKAAEDLKLNYFVAEGEAAFYGPKLDFIFRDVLGREWQLGTVQVDYNLPERFDLEYVAEDGSRRRPVMIHRAPFGSLERLVGILIEHYAGEFPLWLSPEQVRVLPVTDEFAGYAESVKDRLLAANIRAAVDGTSERLSKKIRNGEVAKVPVLLVVGEKEAQTGTVAVRDRSDRQQSTQSLEDLVATLQARITQRT from the coding sequence ATGGCCGGTCTTCAAAGCGAACAGGACATCCTCCGTCAGAGCGACCCCGAGAAACTTCACCGCATCCGCCACAGCACCAGCCACCTTCTGGCGATGGCGGTGCAGAAGCTGTTTCCGGAGACGAAGGTGACAATTGGCCCCGCGATCGAAAACGGCTTTTACTACGACTTTGATCGCCCGACGCCCTTTACGCCCGACGATCTCAAAAAAATCGAAAAGGAGATGCGCCGCATCGTCCAGCAAAAATTGCCGATGGTACGCGAGGAGGTGCCCCGCGAGCAGATGCGCGAGCGGCTCGTGGCGCTGGGCGAACCTTACAAGCTTGAGATCTTCGAGGGCTTCGATCCGCAGGTGCCGGTGACGCTCTACCGCACCGGCGACTGGTGGGACCTGTGCGCCGGTCCCCACGTCGAATCGACCGCCGAAATTCATCCCAATGCCTTCAAGTTGCGCTCGGTCTCAGCGGCCTACTGGCGCGGCGACGAGACGCGGCCCCAGTTGCAGCGCATCTACGGCACCGCCTGGGAAACCCCCGAGCAGCTCGAAGAATTCTTGCGCCGCGAAGAAGAAGCGAAGCGGCGCGACCATCGCAAGCTGGGCCGCGAGTTGGGGCTTTTTACTTTCTCCGATCAAGTCGGGCCGGGGCTGCCGCTCTGGACCCCCAAAGGCACGCTGCTGCGCCAGACGCTGGAGGACTTCCTGCGCAAGGAGCAGGTCAAGCGCGGCTACCAGCAGGTGATTACGCCCCACATCGCCCGCGTCGATCTATTCAAGACGAGCGGCCACTGGTTCAAGTACAAGGACGACATGTTTCCGCTCATGGCCACCAGCGAGGAGGGCGATGAAGAAGGCTTTGTCATGAAGCCGATGAACTGCCCGATGCACATTCAGATTTATAAATCCGAACTGCACTCCTACCGCGATCTGCCGATCCGCTTAGCAGAATTTGGTACGGTCTACCGCTACGAGCAATCAGGCGAGCTAGGCGGCCTCACCCGCGTGCGCGGCTTTACGGTCGATGATTCGCACCTGTTTGTCACCCCCGAACAACTCGACGACGAATTCAAAAAAGTCGTCGATCTCATCCAGTTCGTCTTTCAATCGTTGCAGTTGGGCGACAGCTTCAGCGCCCGCCTGTCCTTTCGCGATCCGACTTCCGACAAGTACATCGGCTCCGATGAAGTCTGGGAGAAGGCCCAATCGGCGATCTTCAAGGCAGCAGAAGACCTCAAGCTCAACTATTTTGTGGCCGAGGGCGAGGCGGCTTTCTACGGTCCCAAGCTCGACTTTATCTTCCGGGATGTCCTCGGACGGGAGTGGCAGCTGGGCACCGTCCAGGTCGATTACAACCTGCCGGAGCGCTTCGATCTGGAGTATGTGGCCGAGGACGGCAGCCGGCGACGACCGGTGATGATCCACCGCGCTCCCTTCGGCTCGCTTGAGCGGCTGGTGGGCATACTCATCGAGCACTATGCGGGTGAATTTCCACTGTGGCTCTCGCCGGAGCAGGTGCGGGTGCTCCCTGTCACCGACGAGTTTGCCGGTTATGCCGAATCGGTCAAAGACCGGTTGCTCGCAGCAAACATCCGGGCTGCCGTCGATGGCACGAGCGAGCGGCTCAGCAAAAAGATCCGCAACGGCGAGGTGGCAAAGGTGCCGGTGCTGCTCGTGGTGGGCGAAAAAGAAGCCCAGACGGGCACTGTCGCCGTACGGGACCGATCCGACCGCCAGCAGAGCACGCAGAGCCTCGAAGATCTCGTCGCGACTTTGCAGGCGCGCATCACCCAGCGCACCTGA
- a CDS encoding AraC family transcriptional regulator, with product MIEISHSDVIANQCQELATLVLRHTVGNGFHPTAIDQLGFGRSDTRSSGTYRMGEPRLSLVVQGKKELMLGEETYPYQAGQYQVLSVTLPISGCVVEATPDQPCLVLTLSLDLVQLCDLVAQMGFNSAKQENSMRGLWVSNADAMLIESILRLAKLLETPQDMPILAPMLLREVYYRLLSGEQSEAVRQIVTSGSSMQRIASAIQLIKAEFTRSMRVEDLANQVNMSPSSFHQHFKEVTSMSPLQYQKQLRLLTARQMLLFENVDATQAAYRVGYESPSQFSREYARMFGAPPIRDIERLRMGKRSRVLRAVESPSA from the coding sequence ATGATTGAAATCTCTCATTCTGACGTGATTGCAAATCAGTGCCAAGAACTTGCGACCCTGGTGCTGCGGCACACCGTGGGGAATGGTTTTCATCCAACTGCGATTGATCAGTTGGGCTTTGGGCGCTCTGATACAAGGTCTTCGGGAACCTACAGGATGGGTGAACCCCGCCTCTCCCTAGTTGTGCAAGGCAAGAAAGAACTGATGCTGGGTGAGGAAACCTATCCCTACCAGGCTGGGCAATATCAGGTTCTCTCGGTCACGCTACCGATCAGTGGCTGTGTGGTTGAGGCAACGCCCGACCAACCGTGTTTGGTGCTGACGCTGAGCTTAGACTTAGTGCAACTATGTGATCTGGTTGCTCAGATGGGTTTCAATTCAGCCAAGCAAGAGAACTCTATGAGGGGTCTATGGGTGAGCAACGCTGATGCGATGTTGATCGAGTCTATCCTTCGCTTAGCTAAGCTTTTAGAGACACCACAAGACATGCCGATACTAGCACCGATGCTGCTACGTGAAGTCTATTACCGTCTGCTGTCCGGTGAACAAAGTGAAGCCGTACGCCAGATTGTGACATCCGGCAGCAGTATGCAGCGCATTGCGTCAGCCATTCAACTGATCAAGGCTGAGTTTACTCGCTCGATGCGGGTCGAGGATTTAGCAAACCAGGTCAATATGTCTCCTTCGTCGTTTCACCAGCATTTTAAGGAAGTGACCTCGATGAGTCCGCTGCAATACCAAAAACAATTGAGATTGTTGACCGCACGGCAGATGCTGCTGTTTGAGAATGTGGATGCGACCCAGGCAGCTTATCGAGTGGGATATGAGAGTCCGTCGCAGTTTAGCCGCGAGTATGCCCGCATGTTCGGTGCGCCACCCATCCGGGACATTGAACGGTTACGGATGGGGAAGAGGAGTAGAGTCCTTCGTGCCGTAGAATCGCCCTCTGCCTGA
- a CDS encoding aldo/keto reductase produces the protein MQKRKLGKSNLEVSAIGLGCMGMSFAYGPPKDKQEMIYLIRAAVDRGITFFDTAELYGPFANEELVGEALAPFRNQVVIATKFGFDLSPDKDPRGMVGSPGLDSQPEHIKAAVEGSLKRLNVEAIDLLYQHRVDPDVPIEDVAGAVKDLIQAGKVKHFGLSEAGVKTIRRAHAVQPVTALQSEYSLWWRQPEAEVIPTLEELGIGLVPYSPLGKGFLTGAIDTNTTFDGSDARNTLPRFTADALKANQGLIDLLNRIAHQKQATPAQIALAWLLAQKPWIVPIPGITKLHRLDENIGAISVELMPEDLREIDTAAAQITVQGARYPEKFEQLSGR, from the coding sequence ATGCAAAAACGCAAACTTGGAAAAAGCAACTTAGAAGTTTCAGCGATCGGGCTGGGCTGTATGGGCATGAGCTTTGCCTATGGTCCGCCCAAAGATAAACAGGAGATGATTTATCTAATCCGGGCGGCGGTCGATCGCGGCATCACCTTCTTTGACACCGCTGAACTTTACGGTCCATTCGCCAATGAAGAACTGGTGGGTGAAGCCCTTGCTCCCTTCCGCAACCAGGTCGTGATTGCCACCAAATTCGGGTTTGACCTCAGCCCTGATAAAGATCCTCGTGGAATGGTGGGCTCACCCGGACTCGACAGCCAACCGGAACACATCAAGGCAGCCGTGGAAGGTTCGCTCAAGCGGCTCAACGTGGAAGCGATCGACTTACTCTATCAGCACCGAGTTGATCCAGACGTGCCGATCGAAGACGTAGCAGGAGCCGTCAAGGATCTTATTCAGGCAGGAAAGGTCAAACACTTTGGACTCTCAGAAGCAGGCGTAAAAACCATCCGTCGCGCTCATGCCGTTCAGCCTGTCACTGCGCTGCAAAGCGAATACTCGCTGTGGTGGAGACAGCCTGAAGCAGAAGTGATCCCGACCCTTGAGGAACTGGGAATCGGTCTGGTCCCCTACAGTCCACTCGGCAAAGGCTTTCTCACAGGTGCGATCGACACCAATACAACCTTTGACGGTTCCGACGCCCGCAACACCTTACCGCGCTTCACAGCGGACGCGCTCAAAGCAAATCAGGGCCTGATCGATTTGCTCAACCGCATTGCTCACCAGAAGCAGGCGACACCTGCGCAAATCGCGCTAGCTTGGTTACTCGCTCAGAAGCCGTGGATTGTTCCGATTCCAGGCATAACGAAGCTGCATCGCTTAGATGAAAACATCGGGGCAATCTCTGTTGAACTTATGCCCGAGGATCTGCGTGAGATTGATACCGCCGCCGCTCAGATCACAGTGCAAGGGGCGAGATATCCCGAAAAGTTCGAGCAACTATCAGGGCGATGA